One segment of Acidobacteriota bacterium DNA contains the following:
- the rtcR gene encoding RNA repair transcriptional activator RtcR, whose protein sequence is MTEKEIIVIGLLGPNLDSGDGPERWDRWRPTVSVCQQEDLLVRRYELIYQKRYEKLAQLIVGDIRSVSPETEIRLTVMEFDDPWDLEEVFGELLDFAKRQQFDADREEVLVHITTGTHVQQICMFLLTEARYFPGKLIQTAMTDKREREATGWYRVIDLDLSKYDRLASRFAKQRAESVSLLKSGIPTRNKQFNKLIDRIEEVAIRSRNPILLMGPTGAGKSRLAKRVYQLKRERHQVTGDFVEINCATIRGDAAMSALFGHVKGAFTGALKDRPGLLRAANHGLLFLDEIGELGIDEQTMLLRALEEKVFLPLGGDKEVKSDFQLIAGTNRDLSLMVREGRFRDDLLARINLWTFRLPSLKDRAEDIEPNLEFELEEFAARHGTRVTFSREARAKFLKFAVSNEAHWQGNFRDLNSSITRMATLAPGGRISDEVVAEEIERLRETWAAPETDGDGLLESLLDADKLEAIDLFDRLQLCAVINVCRESANLSDAGRKLFANSREKKKTANDADRLRKYLARFGLNWQDLRAGLPLADAQR, encoded by the coding sequence ATGACTGAAAAAGAAATCATTGTCATCGGATTGCTGGGGCCGAACCTGGATTCCGGCGATGGGCCGGAGCGTTGGGATCGCTGGCGGCCTACGGTTTCTGTTTGTCAACAGGAAGATTTGCTGGTGCGCCGGTACGAACTGATTTACCAAAAGCGTTACGAAAAGCTGGCGCAACTGATCGTTGGTGATATTCGTTCGGTTTCGCCGGAAACGGAAATTCGCCTGACTGTGATGGAATTCGATGATCCCTGGGATTTGGAGGAAGTGTTTGGCGAATTGCTGGATTTTGCCAAACGCCAACAATTCGACGCCGACCGCGAAGAAGTGCTGGTTCACATCACCACGGGCACGCACGTTCAGCAAATTTGCATGTTTTTGCTGACCGAAGCGCGTTATTTTCCCGGCAAGTTGATTCAAACGGCGATGACCGATAAACGTGAACGCGAAGCCACGGGCTGGTATCGGGTGATTGATCTGGATTTGTCGAAATACGACCGGCTGGCTTCGCGGTTTGCCAAACAGCGCGCCGAAAGCGTGAGTTTGCTGAAATCCGGCATCCCGACGCGCAACAAACAATTCAATAAACTGATTGACCGGATTGAAGAAGTCGCCATTCGTTCGCGCAATCCGATTTTATTGATGGGGCCAACCGGCGCGGGCAAATCTCGCCTGGCCAAGCGCGTGTACCAGCTCAAGCGTGAACGGCATCAAGTGACAGGCGATTTCGTCGAAATCAACTGCGCGACCATTCGCGGCGACGCCGCAATGAGCGCGCTATTTGGCCACGTCAAAGGCGCGTTTACCGGCGCGCTGAAAGATCGTCCGGGATTATTGCGCGCGGCCAATCACGGATTGCTGTTTCTGGATGAAATCGGCGAGCTGGGAATTGACGAACAAACGATGTTGTTGCGCGCGCTGGAAGAAAAAGTCTTCTTGCCGCTTGGCGGTGACAAAGAAGTCAAAAGCGATTTCCAGTTGATTGCCGGAACCAATCGCGATTTGTCGTTGATGGTGCGCGAAGGCCGTTTCCGCGACGATTTGCTGGCGCGCATCAATCTGTGGACGTTCCGGCTGCCAAGTTTGAAAGATCGCGCCGAAGACATCGAACCCAATTTGGAATTCGAGCTGGAAGAATTTGCCGCTCGCCACGGCACACGCGTCACGTTCAGCCGCGAAGCCCGCGCGAAGTTTTTGAAATTCGCCGTGTCCAATGAAGCGCATTGGCAGGGAAATTTTCGAGACTTGAACAGTTCGATCACGCGCATGGCGACGCTGGCGCCGGGCGGCAGAATTTCCGATGAAGTCGTTGCAGAAGAAATTGAACGGCTGCGCGAGACGTGGGCGGCCCCTGAAACCGACGGCGATGGTTTGCTGGAATCGCTGCTGGATGCGGACAAACTGGAAGCGATTGACCTGTTTGACCGGCTGCAACTTTGCGCGGTAATCAATGTTTGCCGCGAATCGGCGAACTTGTCCGATGCGGGACGGAAGCTGTTTGCCAACTCGCGCGAAAAGAAAAAGACCGCGAATGACGCTGACCGCTTGCGGAAGTATCTGGCTCGGTTCGGGCTGAATTGGCAGGATTTGCGAGCGGGATTGCCGTTGGCTGATGCCCAGCGTTAG
- a CDS encoding PIN domain-containing protein — MSDLILFDSNILVHLIRESAIGDYVRQRYQPLIADPRPMISVVTEGELRSLAHQWKWGKQKNDQMRFYLQHFWRVAVDTEDVFAAYAMIDAYSESLGHPMGKNDLWIAAAANATGAILVTTDTDFDHLQSDFLSIDWLDPEQFRPIKN, encoded by the coding sequence ATGAGCGATCTTATCCTCTTCGATTCAAATATCCTGGTTCACCTTATCCGCGAATCCGCGATTGGTGATTATGTCAGGCAAAGGTATCAGCCGCTGATAGCTGATCCTCGCCCAATGATTAGCGTTGTGACGGAAGGCGAGCTTCGATCTTTGGCGCACCAATGGAAATGGGGAAAGCAGAAGAATGATCAGATGCGCTTTTACCTGCAGCACTTTTGGCGTGTAGCAGTTGATACGGAAGATGTCTTTGCAGCGTATGCAATGATTGACGCCTACTCAGAATCACTTGGACATCCAATGGGAAAAAATGATTTGTGGATTGCGGCGGCGGCCAACGCGACAGGAGCTATCCTTGTCACGACCGATACGGATTTCGATCATTTGCAATCTGATTTTCTCAGCATTGACTGGTTAGACCCGGAGCAATTCAGACCAATCAAAAACTGA
- a CDS encoding class I SAM-dependent methyltransferase, giving the protein MNDQHLTPPHLQDCAVEMKHDWDDRARYNAKWFINTYKLEQSDEEFGETGRLHTEELVVDALDLLTQRRDPRSLRLLEIGCGIGRMTSHLAGIFGEVYAVDVSHEMVQQARARLAHLPNVTVHETSGYDFVDFPDDFFDLVFSAYVFQHVPNADVIRRNICDAYRVLRPGGMFKFQTSGIASEDHAKLAKNTWTGSAFPAEDIRLLAHSIGAQLVSLSGIGTQYLWTVLRKSKATNGSNAGPPRIILSGWDITPAPDEPPDGHSLTLLITGVDPEVADANTVKIFLGDKNIAPNYVGLATPSFLESVMLNGELDPVQVNCRVPEGTPAGLYEVRVVTGGGGGGVSSLPEKVDFQPLRRTPVIKIVSNILDGGLDLYNHGPKSLIRVFVAGLKEEERDRVVINIAGRRLQPDSVEFIEANQLHLCILQLPEDIQPGETSVQIILDELRSTAYPVKIDAFKVNSDSSRVQD; this is encoded by the coding sequence ATGAATGATCAGCATCTGACGCCGCCCCATTTGCAAGATTGTGCAGTGGAGATGAAACACGATTGGGATGATCGCGCCCGCTATAACGCAAAATGGTTCATCAACACTTACAAGCTGGAACAGTCAGACGAGGAGTTTGGCGAAACCGGCAGACTGCATACCGAGGAATTGGTTGTTGATGCACTCGACCTGCTCACGCAGCGGCGTGATCCGCGTTCGTTGCGCTTATTGGAAATTGGTTGCGGGATTGGCCGCATGACCAGTCATCTGGCTGGAATCTTCGGCGAGGTCTATGCCGTTGATGTTTCGCATGAGATGGTGCAGCAAGCGCGTGCACGTTTGGCTCACCTGCCCAATGTCACGGTACACGAAACCAGTGGGTATGACTTCGTGGATTTTCCGGACGATTTCTTTGACCTTGTTTTCTCAGCCTATGTTTTTCAACACGTGCCGAATGCGGATGTGATTCGCCGTAACATCTGCGATGCCTATCGTGTGCTTCGTCCGGGTGGAATGTTTAAATTTCAAACCTCCGGTATCGCCAGCGAAGATCACGCCAAACTAGCCAAAAATACTTGGACCGGAAGCGCCTTCCCCGCCGAAGACATTCGCTTATTAGCACACTCCATCGGCGCTCAATTGGTTTCACTTTCGGGCATCGGCACTCAGTATTTGTGGACTGTTTTGCGTAAGAGCAAGGCTACCAATGGATCAAATGCCGGCCCGCCGCGGATTATTTTGTCCGGTTGGGATATTACGCCTGCACCAGATGAACCGCCGGATGGTCACAGCCTGACGCTTTTGATAACTGGAGTTGATCCGGAAGTGGCAGATGCGAACACAGTGAAAATTTTTCTTGGGGATAAAAATATCGCACCAAACTATGTGGGGCTAGCCACACCGTCCTTCTTGGAGAGTGTGATGCTGAATGGTGAGTTAGATCCAGTGCAGGTAAATTGCCGTGTGCCGGAAGGAACACCTGCTGGGCTGTATGAAGTTCGTGTAGTAACTGGGGGGGGGGGGGGGGGGGTAAGTTCACTCCCCGAAAAGGTAGATTTTCAACCACTTCGCAGAACGCCGGTGATTAAGATTGTCAGTAACATTCTTGATGGCGGCCTTGATCTCTACAACCATGGACCAAAATCGTTAATTCGTGTCTTTGTCGCCGGCCTCAAGGAAGAGGAGCGCGACCGTGTCGTAATAAATATCGCTGGACGTAGATTGCAGCCGGACAGCGTCGAGTTCATCGAGGCCAATCAGTTACACTTGTGCATATTGCAATTGCCTGAAGACATTCAGCCCGGTGAAACATCGGTACAAATAATCCTGGACGAATTACGTTCGACTGCCTATCCGGTAAAGATTGACGCCTTTAAGGTGAATTCGGATTCAAGTCGCGTGCAAGATTGA
- a CDS encoding PQQ-dependent sugar dehydrogenase, producing MARRFFTSVTVTTTKRLTTLRNRIRSSSILRVSIVLTLLIAGLFASRNFGLPTNWPEPGASAASLPSGFTETLVATGMASPTAFAIAPDGRIFVCQQGGSLRVIQGGNLLATPFMTLSVNSSGERGLLGIAFDPDFAANNFLYVYYTTSTSPIHNRISRFTANGNVVAAGSEVILLDLDNLSAATNHNGGALHFGPDGKLYSAVGENATSSNSQTLSNLLGKMLRLNADGSIPSDNPFFNTATGNNRAIWALGLRNPFTFNFQPGTGRMFINDVGQNTWEEINDGIAGSNYGWPNCESPCSPTNPNFRDPIYYYSNDASTCAITGGTFYNPATATFPAQYVGKYFFADYCAGWIKYIDPASPPSVGAAATFATGLSSPVDLQVSSADGGLYYLHRGSGGQLWKIQYTANLAPTITQHPANQTVSEGQTATFTVSASGSAPLSYQWRKNNMDINGATLPSYTTPATTLADSGAQYSCFVSNAFGNDTSNAATLTVTTNQAPTATITQPMAGTLYSGGQTINYAGTGTDPDQGTLPASAFTWQVDFHHDTHTHPFIAAFSGITSGSFVIPTAGETATNVWYRIHLTVTDAGGLQHSVFRDINPQVVNLTLDSSPAGLQLTLDGQPVASPHTVTSVVGIERSIGAVSPQTVGATTYIFNSWSDGGAATHTISTPVSDATRTAAFSGGGLMFYPLQTPIRLLDTRAGQTACDAPGAPIAGGTDRTQLARVVCGNAAIPFNALAITGNITPVPSSSGFVTLYPSDASRPLAANSNFVAGKNVNNVFTVGLGHDGAFKIYASTTTDVVIDLTGYYAPPGFGGLYFHPLPHPIRRLDTRPGQPGCDTPGMPIIGGTSLLQGGGGVCNGVTVPNSAQALVGNATVVNPAGPGYITLYPNDPNPPFVSSGNYGGGDIVNTPFTVRMRVDVAFRIFSLATTDVVVDVLGYYSPDASDVNGAGLLFYPLGAPVRLLDSRSGATACTTPGTPFTGGVEYSQQARGICAGQTVAANALAVVGNVTTVNPVGGFLTLWPGSVARPLVATSNFTAGQTANRHFTVGLGTDGTFGVYAAANTDLVIDLSGYFAP from the coding sequence ATGGCTCGAAGGTTTTTTACTTCCGTGACGGTTACCACAACCAAGCGTCTCACCACTTTGCGTAACCGCATCCGTTCATCCTCAATCTTACGGGTATCTATCGTTTTAACCCTTCTGATTGCTGGTCTGTTTGCCAGTCGAAATTTCGGTTTGCCGACCAATTGGCCGGAACCTGGAGCTTCGGCGGCAAGCTTGCCCAGTGGCTTTACGGAAACTTTGGTGGCGACTGGAATGGCCAGTCCGACGGCATTCGCCATCGCGCCGGACGGTAGAATCTTTGTTTGCCAGCAAGGGGGCAGTTTGCGCGTGATTCAGGGTGGCAACCTGCTGGCAACGCCGTTTATGACGTTGTCGGTGAATTCTTCGGGTGAACGCGGGTTGCTCGGCATTGCCTTCGATCCGGACTTTGCGGCAAACAACTTTTTATACGTGTATTACACGACCTCGACATCTCCGATTCACAATCGCATCAGCCGCTTCACGGCCAACGGAAACGTTGTCGCAGCAGGCAGCGAAGTCATTCTGCTCGACCTGGACAATTTGAGCGCGGCCACCAATCACAACGGCGGCGCGCTGCATTTCGGACCGGACGGCAAGCTGTATTCGGCGGTCGGTGAAAACGCGACTTCTTCCAACTCACAAACGCTCAGCAATCTATTGGGCAAAATGCTGCGGTTGAATGCGGACGGTTCGATTCCCAGCGATAACCCATTCTTCAACACAGCCACAGGCAATAATCGGGCGATTTGGGCATTGGGGTTGCGGAATCCGTTCACCTTCAACTTTCAACCGGGCACAGGCCGTATGTTCATCAACGACGTGGGGCAGAACACCTGGGAAGAAATCAACGACGGCATTGCCGGATCGAATTACGGATGGCCGAATTGCGAAAGCCCTTGCAGCCCGACGAATCCCAATTTTCGCGATCCGATTTATTACTACTCCAATGACGCCAGCACCTGCGCCATCACGGGCGGAACGTTTTACAACCCCGCGACGGCGACCTTTCCGGCGCAGTACGTCGGCAAATACTTTTTCGCGGATTATTGTGCGGGATGGATCAAATATATTGATCCGGCTTCGCCGCCCAGCGTGGGCGCGGCAGCGACATTCGCCACAGGTTTGTCTTCGCCAGTGGATTTGCAGGTGAGCAGCGCCGATGGTGGTTTGTATTATCTGCATCGCGGAAGCGGCGGCCAATTGTGGAAGATTCAGTACACGGCCAATCTGGCGCCGACAATCACGCAACATCCGGCCAATCAAACAGTCAGCGAAGGCCAAACGGCGACGTTCACCGTTTCCGCTTCGGGAAGCGCGCCGCTCAGTTATCAGTGGCGAAAAAACAACATGGACATCAACGGAGCGACTCTGCCGTCTTATACAACTCCGGCAACCACGCTGGCCGACAGCGGCGCGCAATACTCCTGTTTTGTCAGCAACGCCTTCGGCAATGACACCAGCAATGCGGCGACGCTGACGGTGACGACGAATCAAGCTCCGACGGCGACGATTACGCAGCCGATGGCAGGAACGCTTTACAGCGGCGGGCAGACGATCAATTACGCGGGAACCGGAACCGATCCCGACCAGGGCACGCTGCCAGCGAGCGCATTCACCTGGCAGGTGGATTTTCATCACGACACGCATACGCATCCGTTCATTGCGGCCTTTAGCGGAATCACCAGCGGATCGTTTGTCATTCCCACCGCGGGGGAAACAGCGACAAACGTCTGGTATCGCATTCATCTGACAGTCACGGATGCGGGCGGATTACAGCATTCGGTGTTCCGTGACATCAATCCGCAGGTGGTGAATCTGACGCTGGATTCCAGTCCGGCAGGATTGCAATTGACGTTGGACGGCCAGCCGGTGGCTTCGCCGCACACGGTGACTTCGGTGGTGGGCATCGAACGCAGCATCGGCGCTGTTTCGCCGCAAACCGTGGGAGCGACGACCTACATATTCAACAGTTGGTCGGATGGCGGAGCGGCAACACACACGATTTCAACCCCAGTGTCGGACGCGACGCGCACGGCGGCGTTCAGCGGAGGCGGTTTGATGTTTTATCCGCTGCAGACACCCATTCGGTTGCTGGATACGCGAGCAGGCCAAACGGCTTGCGACGCTCCGGGAGCGCCAATCGCTGGCGGAACGGATCGCACGCAGCTTGCAAGAGTAGTGTGTGGAAATGCGGCGATTCCATTCAATGCGCTGGCCATTACCGGCAACATCACTCCTGTGCCGAGCAGCAGCGGCTTTGTGACGTTGTATCCCAGCGATGCCAGCCGTCCGCTGGCTGCCAACTCAAATTTTGTCGCGGGCAAGAATGTCAACAATGTGTTTACTGTAGGGCTTGGGCATGACGGTGCGTTCAAGATTTACGCCTCGACGACGACCGATGTCGTGATTGATTTGACCGGGTATTATGCTCCTCCGGGATTTGGCGGGCTGTATTTTCATCCATTGCCACACCCGATTCGCAGATTGGACACGCGGCCAGGCCAACCTGGTTGCGACACACCGGGAATGCCGATCATCGGCGGCACTTCGCTGCTTCAAGGGGGAGGAGGAGTGTGCAATGGCGTGACGGTTCCGAATTCGGCGCAAGCTTTGGTGGGCAACGCAACAGTCGTGAATCCCGCCGGACCAGGATACATCACACTGTATCCGAACGATCCGAACCCGCCGTTTGTATCGAGCGGCAATTACGGCGGAGGCGATATCGTGAACACACCGTTCACCGTAAGGATGCGGGTGGATGTCGCATTCAGGATTTTTTCGCTGGCGACGACAGACGTTGTTGTAGACGTGCTGGGATATTACAGCCCCGATGCCAGTGATGTGAACGGAGCCGGATTGTTGTTTTATCCGCTAGGAGCGCCCGTTCGTTTGCTGGATTCGCGCTCTGGCGCAACCGCCTGCACCACGCCCGGAACGCCGTTTACCGGAGGCGTCGAATACTCACAACAGGCGCGCGGAATATGCGCCGGGCAAACGGTCGCGGCAAATGCGCTGGCGGTGGTCGGCAATGTGACGACAGTTAATCCGGTGGGCGGGTTTTTGACCCTCTGGCCCGGCAGCGTCGCACGCCCGTTGGTAGCGACCTCGAATTTCACGGCAGGACAAACCGCCAACCGGCATTTCACTGTGGGACTTGGAACGGATGGAACGTTTGGAGTCTACGCCGCAGCGAACACTGATCTGGTCATAGATTTATCAGGTTACTTTGCTCCCTGA
- a CDS encoding S8 family serine peptidase, translating into MIPTHRLYVPLLTVAVFLSVAAVSILIGFRLAESSASAAAQKWPSKVADWVMANTEDGKEAEFLVILEDQANLSFARNFQQKQEKSRFVRDALLAKAEATQAPIIDLLKFIKKRHQSFYIVNAILVTGGRDVVELLASRPDVARIEGNPRIKNNLVAQPTEEELNAAIRHLNAKNAPQAVELGVTSIRAPEVWATGFTGQGIVIAGADTGIKWDHNALKNKYRGWNGTTADHNYNWHDSIHSGGGVCGPNTTAPCDDDGHGTHTVGTVLGDDGGTNQVGVAPGAKFIGCRNMDQGNGTPATYIECMEWFLAPYPIGGTPAQGDPTKAPDITTNSWGCPASEGCSANTLQAAVEAQRAAGIMMVVAAGNSGSACSTVSDPPSFYAASYTVGAISASTGLIASFSSRGPATADGSNRLKPEITAPGVNVRSATRSSVSSYTTLSGTSMATPHVAGAIALLWSARPMLKGQIQQTIDLLNQAAVDVSSTSCSSNGVPNNVYGWGRLDVKAAVDAAGGCNYLLNPTSANYTAAANSSSVGITTDVSCNWMATSNNSWLQITSGNSGTGNGSVNYDVSVNNGPARNGSMTIAGINFPVSQSSGCTAITVNPPTLPVGYVGSLYNQTLSATSGTPGYTFSVSGTLPPGVTLVGNALTGTPTTTGTFGFMVQTTDSLGCTGAQSYSVTITNALQFYPLAHPIRLLDTRAGQTGCDTPATPISGGTDRTQLARRTCDGVTIPANAIAITGNITPVPNATGFLTLYPSNAVRPNAASSNFAAGKIVNNVFTVGLGGDGSFKLYASATTDVVVDVSGYFAPPGAGGLYFHPLPTPIRLLETRQGETGCDVLGAPLAGGNTRSEQGRVMCNGVTIPTAAQALVGNATVVNPAAQGFITLFPSDAAQPTVANGNYTVGSVVNTPFTAGLGADGAFKIFTTQTTDLVVDVLGYYSPEASDVNGAGQLFYSLGAPVRLLDSRAGQTACFTPGAPFTGGVEYVQLASGTCSGQTIPANASAVLGNVTTVNPAGGFLTLWPSNVTRPFVATSNFTAGQTANRHFITGLGPDGAFRLYASGDTDLVIDLSGYFAP; encoded by the coding sequence ATGATCCCTACACATCGTTTGTATGTCCCCCTGCTGACTGTTGCGGTGTTCCTATCTGTAGCGGCGGTTTCCATCCTGATTGGGTTTCGACTAGCCGAATCGTCGGCCAGCGCGGCTGCTCAGAAATGGCCATCCAAAGTCGCCGATTGGGTGATGGCGAATACCGAAGACGGAAAAGAAGCCGAATTTCTGGTCATTTTGGAAGATCAGGCCAATCTCTCTTTTGCCCGGAACTTTCAGCAAAAACAGGAAAAAAGCCGCTTTGTTCGTGATGCGCTGCTGGCCAAAGCCGAAGCCACGCAAGCGCCAATCATTGACCTGCTGAAATTCATCAAAAAGCGGCACCAATCGTTTTACATCGTGAATGCAATTTTGGTGACAGGCGGACGCGATGTGGTGGAACTGCTGGCTTCGCGCCCGGATGTGGCGCGCATCGAAGGCAATCCGCGAATCAAAAACAACTTGGTGGCTCAACCGACCGAAGAGGAATTGAACGCGGCCATTCGCCATTTGAATGCAAAGAATGCTCCTCAAGCTGTCGAATTGGGCGTGACCAGCATTCGTGCGCCGGAAGTTTGGGCGACCGGATTCACCGGTCAGGGAATCGTCATTGCCGGAGCCGACACAGGGATTAAATGGGATCACAACGCGTTGAAAAACAAATATCGTGGATGGAACGGCACAACCGCCGACCACAATTACAACTGGCACGACAGCATTCACAGTGGCGGAGGCGTTTGTGGCCCGAATACGACTGCGCCGTGCGATGATGATGGACACGGCACGCACACGGTAGGAACCGTGCTGGGCGATGACGGCGGAACCAATCAGGTTGGCGTCGCTCCCGGCGCAAAATTCATCGGCTGCCGCAACATGGATCAGGGCAATGGAACTCCGGCGACATACATCGAATGTATGGAATGGTTTCTGGCGCCATACCCGATTGGCGGAACTCCCGCGCAAGGCGATCCGACCAAAGCGCCGGACATCACGACCAATTCCTGGGGATGTCCGGCCTCGGAAGGATGCAGCGCCAACACGTTGCAAGCCGCCGTCGAAGCGCAACGCGCCGCCGGAATCATGATGGTTGTCGCGGCGGGCAACAGCGGTTCGGCCTGTTCAACGGTCAGCGATCCGCCTTCGTTTTATGCCGCTTCATACACGGTCGGAGCCATCAGCGCCAGCACGGGCTTGATTGCCAGCTTCAGCAGTCGCGGCCCCGCAACCGCCGACGGCAGCAACCGGTTGAAACCGGAAATCACCGCGCCGGGCGTCAATGTCCGTTCCGCCACCAGAAGCAGCGTGAGCAGTTACACGACCTTGAGCGGCACTTCGATGGCGACGCCGCACGTTGCGGGAGCCATCGCCTTGCTGTGGTCTGCGCGCCCGATGTTGAAAGGGCAGATTCAACAGACGATTGATCTGCTCAACCAAGCCGCGGTGGATGTTTCCTCCACCAGTTGCAGCAGCAACGGCGTTCCAAACAACGTGTATGGCTGGGGGCGATTGGATGTAAAAGCCGCCGTGGATGCGGCGGGCGGTTGCAATTACTTGCTGAATCCAACCAGCGCCAATTACACCGCAGCAGCCAACAGCAGCTCGGTTGGTATCACAACCGACGTAAGCTGCAACTGGATGGCGACAAGCAACAACAGTTGGCTTCAAATCACCAGCGGCAACAGCGGCACAGGCAATGGCTCAGTCAATTACGACGTATCGGTTAATAATGGTCCTGCGCGCAATGGTTCGATGACCATCGCCGGAATCAACTTTCCGGTGTCGCAATCCAGCGGTTGCACAGCGATTACGGTAAATCCGCCAACGCTGCCGGTTGGATACGTTGGATCGCTTTACAACCAAACGCTTTCGGCGACAAGCGGAACACCCGGATATACATTTTCTGTTTCGGGCACGCTGCCTCCGGGCGTGACGCTGGTGGGCAATGCTTTGACCGGCACGCCGACAACAACCGGCACATTCGGCTTTATGGTTCAGACCACGGACAGTTTGGGTTGCACCGGAGCACAGTCATATTCCGTGACCATTACCAATGCATTGCAGTTTTATCCGTTGGCGCATCCGATTCGGTTGTTGGATACGCGGGCGGGGCAAACGGGATGCGACACGCCCGCAACACCGATTTCGGGCGGAACGGATCGAACGCAGCTCGCGCGCAGGACGTGTGATGGCGTGACCATTCCTGCCAATGCGATAGCCATCACGGGCAACATCACGCCCGTGCCCAACGCGACCGGGTTTCTGACTCTGTATCCCAGCAACGCCGTGCGACCGAATGCGGCAAGCTCCAATTTCGCCGCCGGAAAAATCGTCAACAATGTCTTCACGGTCGGGTTGGGCGGCGATGGCTCCTTCAAGCTTTATGCGTCGGCAACGACCGATGTGGTGGTGGATGTCAGCGGGTACTTTGCGCCGCCCGGCGCTGGCGGGTTGTATTTTCATCCGTTGCCGACGCCGATTCGCTTGCTGGAAACGCGGCAGGGGGAAACCGGTTGTGATGTGCTCGGAGCGCCGCTCGCTGGCGGCAACACGCGAAGCGAACAGGGGCGCGTGATGTGTAATGGCGTGACGATTCCGACTGCCGCGCAAGCGTTGGTCGGCAACGCGACGGTGGTCAATCCGGCGGCGCAAGGTTTCATCACGCTCTTTCCCAGCGACGCGGCGCAACCGACGGTAGCGAACGGGAATTACACCGTGGGCAGCGTCGTCAACACGCCCTTCACAGCGGGCCTTGGTGCGGACGGCGCGTTCAAAATTTTCACCACGCAGACGACTGATCTGGTTGTTGATGTGCTGGGGTATTACAGCCCCGAAGCGTCGGATGTGAACGGAGCAGGGCAGTTGTTTTATTCGCTTGGCGCGCCGGTACGATTGCTGGATTCGCGCGCAGGGCAAACGGCATGTTTCACGCCCGGAGCGCCCTTTACCGGCGGAGTCGAGTACGTGCAACTGGCGAGCGGCACGTGTTCCGGGCAGACAATTCCGGCAAACGCCTCGGCAGTATTGGGGAACGTGACGACGGTCAATCCGGCGGGAGGATTTTTGACGCTCTGGCCGAGCAACGTCACGCGTCCGTTTGTGGCGACGTCAAATTTCACGGCGGGCCAGACGGCGAATCGGCATTTCATTACGGGCTTGGGACCGGACGGAGCATTCAGGCTTTACGCCTCAGGAGACACCGACCTGGTGATTGACCTCTCCGGCTACTTCGCGCCTTAG